One Drechmeria coniospora strain ARSEF 6962 chromosome 01, whole genome shotgun sequence genomic region harbors:
- a CDS encoding DNA ligase I, ATP-dependent family protein: protein MNRPDADALHEEEIQYGSSGVAKQELDDKFPNRPHNHSKTFAFHELFLELFNPLNENKKRPPGGPARRKGPQHSLSPQEQRRHIIDRFITRWRKEVGGDFYPALRLILPDKDGDRGVYGLKENAIGKLLVKLMKIDKNSDDGYSLLHWKIPGQTMASRLAGDFAGRCFEVLSKRPMRTDVSDMTVAEVNEQLDKLSASTGEAENLAIFETFYRRMNAEEMMWLIRIILKQLKVGATEKTLLHLWHPDGEALFSVSSSLRRVCWELHDPELRLEQAEAAMSLMQCFQPQLAQFQMPATFQKMIHLLRVTEDDAEYWIEEKLDGERMQMHMVEDPDHPGGSRFRFWSRKAKDYTYLYGDGFLDADSALTRHLRGAFAAGVRNLILDGEMITWDMAVDKIVPFGTLKTAALAERQNQSRSDAAGQRPVFRVFDILYLNDKQLTQYTLRDRRHALERAVMPVSRRLEIHEYTAATSADAIEPMLRDVVANASEGLVLKNPRSMYRLNSRNDDWLKVKPEYMSEFGESLDCLVIGGYYGSGKRGGTLSSYLCGLRVTPNHVRAGANPEKCFSFFKVGGGFRAEDYAEIRHHTEGRWIDWDAKNPPSDYIELAGGRSRQLERPDVWIRPKDSVVVSVKATSAGPSDSFARGVTLRFPRLRRLRMDRAWDSALTLDEFEELRLQVDEATKSKAMTVEDRKRRNPKRVKRELIIAGEDGAPAALEGPKSHLFDGHAFCVLSESTKPYKRTKAQLEALIKDNGGSVSQRAGERMVLVGDKKVVKVASLIKGGGVDIIRPRWIKDCLETADGFLLPYEERHLLHATEGTCLAAARSVDRYGDSYARDVSTEELGDIMGHMPAPEGIASSGGGRGLPSQLEEHMAGQDNLRGFMFRPCVVRFCAARTVDRLVTRLARYVKFAGGRVAEGEDEDEDVTHVVVVGQDAAEEGTLADMIRGKLVRSKLPRIVSGTWVEDCWGEKTLLDEERYVVRAR from the exons ATGAACCGGCCAGATGCCGATGCCTTGCACGAGGAGGAGATTCAGTATGGCTCCAGCGGTGTGGCCAAGCAGGAGTTGGACGACAA ATTCCCAAACCGACCGCATAATCATTCCAAGACCTTCGCCTTCCACGAGCTCTTCCTCGAGCTCTTCAACCCTCTCAACGAGAACAAGAAGCGACCGCCGGGTGGCCCGGCTCGCAGAAAAGGTCCCCAGCACAGCCTCTCTCCCCaggagcagcggcggcacatCATCGACCGCTTCATCACCCGCTGGCGGAAGGAAGTCGGCGGCGACTTCTACCCTGCCCTGCGCTTGATCCTCCCGGACAAGGATGGCGACCGCGGCGTCTACGGCCTCAAGGAGAACGCGATAGGCAAGCTTCTCGTCAAGCTCATGAAGATTGACAAAAATTCCGACGACGGCTACAGCCTGCTGCACTGGAAGATTCCGGGACAGACCATGGCctcccgcctcgccggcgacttTGCCGGCCGTTGCTTCGAGGTCCTCTCCAAGAGGCCGATGAGGACCGACGTCAGCGACATGACCGTGGCCGAGGTCAACGAGCAGTTGGACAAGCTCTCTGcctcgacgggcgaggccgagaaccTGGCCATCTTCGAGACCTTTTACCGTCGCATGAACGCCGAGGAGATGATGTGGCTCATACGCATCATCCTCAAGCAGCTCAAGGTGGGCGCGACGGAAAAGACGCTCCTGCACCTGTGGcaccccgacggcgaggccttgTTCAGCGTATCGTCGAGCCTGCGGCGCGTCTGCTGGGAGCTCCACGACCCCGAGCTGCGtctcgagcaggccgaggcggccatgtcGCTCATGCAGTGCTTCCAGCCGCAGCTCGCCCAGTTTCAAATGCCCGCGACGTTCCAAAAAATGATTCATCTCCTGCGCGTcaccgaggacgatgccgagtACTGGATCGAGGAGAAGCTGGACGGGGAGCGCATGCAGATGCACATGGTCGAGGACCCCGACCACCCCGGCGGGAGCCGCTTTCGCTTCTGGTCGAGAAAGGCCAAGgattacacctacttgtacggcgACGgattcctcgacgccgattCGGCCTTGACGCGCCACCTGCGAGGTGCCTTTGCCGCGGGAGTCCGCAACCTCAttctcgacggcgagatgaTCACCTGggacatggccgtcgacaagATCGTACCCTTTGGCACCCTCaagacggcggcgctcgCCGAGCGTCAGAATCAGTCGAGGTCGGACGCCGCGGGCCAGCGTCCCGTCTTCCGCGTCTTCGACATCCTGTACCTAAACGACAAGCAGCTGACGCAGTACACGCTGCGAGACCGCCGGCACGCGCTCGAGAGGGCCGTCATGCCCGTCAGCAGACGGCTCGAGATTCACGAGtacacggcggcgacgtcggccgacgccatcgagcCCATGCTgcgcgacgtcgtcgccaacgCCTCCGAGGGCCTCGTGCTCAAGAACCCGCGCTCCATGTACCGGCTCAACAGCCGCAACGACGACTGGCTCAAGGTCAAGCCCGAGTACATGTCCGAGTTTGGCGAGTCGCTCGACtgcctcgtcatcggcggctaCTACGGCTCGGGCAAGCGCGGCGGCACGCTGTCGAGCTACCTCTGCGGCCTCCGCGTCACGCCGAATCACGTTCGGGCGGGCGCGAACCCGGAAAAGTGCTTCAGCTTCTtcaaggtcggcggcggcttccgCGCCGAGGACTACGCCGAGATTCGTCACCACACCGAGGGCAGGTGGATCGACTGGGACGCCAAGAACCCCCCGAGCGATTACATCGAGCTCGCCGGGGGCCGGTCGAGGCAGCTCGAGCGGCCCGACGTCTGGATCCGACCCAAGGACTCGGTCGTCGTGTCCGTCAAGGCCACGAGCGCAGGCCCCTCGGACAGCTTCGCCCGTGGCGTCACCCTCCGCTTCCCGCGCCTCCGACGACTCCGCATGGACCGCGCCTGGGACTCGGCCCTGACCCTCGACGAGTTTGAGGAGCTCCGGCTGCAGGTGGACGAGGCGACCAAGTCAAAGGCCATGACGGTCGAGGACCGGAAGCGGCGGAACCCGAAGCGCGTCAAGAGGGAGctcatcatcgccggcgaAGATGGCGCACCGGCCGCCTTGGAGGGTCCCAAGTCCCACCTCTTCGACGGGCATGCCTTTTGCGTCCTCTCCGAGTCGACGAAACCGTACAAGAGGACAAAGGCCCAGCTCGAGGCTCTGATCAAGGACAACGGCGGAAGCGTGTCGCAGCGGGCCGGGGAGCGGAtggtgctcgtcggcgacaaaAAGGTGGTCAAGGTGGCGAGCCTCATCAAGgggggcggcgtcgacatcatcCGACCACGATGGATCAAGGACTGCCTCGAGACGGCGGACGGCTTTCTCCTTCCGTACGAGGAGCGGCACCTCTTGCACGCGACCGAGGGGACGTGCCTCGCCGCGGCGCGCAGCGTGGATCGGTACGGCGACAGCTACGCGCGAGACGTGTCGACGGAGGAGCTGGGCGACATCATGGGTCACATGCCTGCGCCGGAGGGCATCGcgtcgagcggcggcggacgaggcttgccgtcgcagctcgaggagcacATGGCAGGGCAGGACAACCTGAGGGGCTTCATGTTCCGGCCGTGCGTCGTCCGCTTCTGCGCCGCACGCACCGTCGACCGCTTGGTGACCAGGCTCGCACGATACGTCAAGTTTGCCGGTGGAAgggtggccgagggcgaggacgaggacgaggacgtgaCGCACGTCGTCGTAGTTGGCCAGGACGCCGCGGAGGAGGGCACACTCGCGGACATGATCCGCGGCAAGCTGGTCAGGTCCAAGTTGCCGAGGATCGTGTCGGGGACTTGGGTGGAGGACTGCTGGGGAGAAAAGACTCTTTTGGACGAAGAACGGTACGTCGTGCGTGCACGATAG